From the genome of Vibrio porteresiae DSM 19223, one region includes:
- the flhF gene encoding flagellar biosynthesis protein FlhF, producing MLRRQAEQRQGNGPISRYSESPALSRSGDSSDDTRGRQTPKLDPTRFERSRRDQEATIAAEELESMREEMESIRRLLEHQVSGLMWQEVERREPLRAMLIRRLERMGVSLDLADQLACYIPEETPPPKAWKALLRLVADQVPVSKQDILKRGGVVALLGPTGVGKTTTVAKLAARAAMEYGSDNVALVTTDTYRIGAHEQLSIYGRIMGCPVKVAKDSKELADVISQLRNRRLILVDTAGMGQRDVRLSEQLDTLMQESGEVIHSYLVLPATAQRKVLQETIEHFRRIPLSGCIMTKLDECLSLGEFVSVVVQNALPVAYIANGQRVPEDIVIAQPKYMVSKANELLEKSTENEPHYWASDVEKF from the coding sequence TTGCTGAGACGTCAAGCAGAGCAGCGTCAAGGAAATGGTCCTATTTCTCGTTACTCAGAGTCTCCCGCTTTATCTCGAAGTGGTGATAGCAGTGATGATACGCGCGGACGTCAAACACCAAAATTGGATCCAACTCGTTTTGAGCGTTCGCGTCGTGACCAAGAAGCGACGATTGCTGCAGAAGAATTGGAAAGCATGCGTGAAGAGATGGAGTCGATTCGTCGTCTTCTCGAACATCAAGTTTCAGGATTGATGTGGCAAGAGGTTGAGCGCCGTGAGCCGCTTCGTGCCATGTTAATTCGTCGTTTAGAACGTATGGGCGTATCGTTGGATTTAGCCGATCAATTGGCTTGTTATATCCCAGAAGAGACACCTCCACCAAAAGCATGGAAAGCATTATTGCGTTTGGTTGCTGATCAAGTCCCTGTTTCTAAACAAGATATTCTTAAACGCGGCGGTGTTGTGGCTCTTCTTGGCCCAACAGGCGTAGGTAAAACCACCACGGTCGCAAAATTGGCAGCTCGTGCTGCGATGGAATACGGTTCAGACAACGTCGCACTGGTGACAACGGATACTTATCGTATCGGTGCGCACGAACAATTATCCATCTACGGACGAATTATGGGTTGTCCTGTAAAAGTTGCTAAAGATTCCAAAGAGTTAGCCGATGTAATATCTCAGTTGCGAAATCGTCGTCTAATTCTGGTCGATACAGCAGGTATGGGGCAGCGTGACGTAAGGCTTTCTGAGCAATTGGATACGCTGATGCAAGAGAGCGGTGAAGTGATTCATAGCTACCTTGTGCTACCTGCGACAGCGCAACGCAAAGTGCTGCAGGAAACGATTGAACATTTCAGAAGGATACCTCTTTCTGGATGCATTATGACCAAGCTAGATGAGTGCTTGAGTTTAGGGGAATTTGTCAGTGTTGTGGTACAGAACGCTTTGCCAGTGGCCTACATCGCCAATGGTCAGCGTGTGCCCGAAGATATCGTGATTGCCCAGCCAAAATACATGGTATCTAAAGCTAACGAGTTACTGGAAAAGTCGACAGAAAATGAACCTCACTATTGGGCTAGTGACGTAGAGAAATTCTAG
- a CDS encoding MinD/ParA family protein, translating into MTNKMIYDQASGLRRLTQPSLTKVIAVTGGKGGVGKTNVTLGMAICMARQGKKVMVLDADLGLANVDVMLGIRPKRNLGHVLAGECELKDAIVEGPFGIRIIPATSGTQSMTELSHAQHVGLIRAFGSLEDEMDVLLVDTAAGISDMVVSFSRAAQDVVVVVCDEPTSITDAYALIKLLSREHQVQRFKIVANMVRSYREGRELFAKLTLVTERFLNVSLELVACIPLDDNVRQAVKKQKIVVDAFPRSPAALAISSLATKALTWPIPRTPSGHLEFFVERLLNRTEIVGEPFGE; encoded by the coding sequence ATGACGAATAAAATGATATATGACCAAGCTAGCGGATTACGCCGCTTAACCCAACCCTCTCTTACTAAAGTGATTGCTGTCACTGGTGGTAAAGGTGGTGTAGGGAAAACCAACGTGACTCTCGGTATGGCGATCTGTATGGCTCGCCAAGGGAAAAAAGTCATGGTGCTTGATGCTGACTTAGGCTTAGCCAACGTCGATGTCATGCTTGGAATTCGCCCTAAACGCAACCTCGGACATGTTTTGGCTGGTGAATGCGAGCTAAAAGACGCGATTGTGGAAGGTCCATTTGGGATTAGAATTATCCCAGCGACCTCAGGTACACAGTCGATGACAGAGTTATCACACGCGCAACATGTTGGTTTAATTCGTGCTTTTGGTAGTCTAGAAGACGAAATGGATGTGTTGTTAGTCGATACAGCTGCCGGGATTTCTGATATGGTAGTAAGCTTTTCACGTGCAGCTCAAGATGTAGTTGTGGTGGTATGTGATGAGCCGACCTCGATCACAGATGCTTATGCGCTGATCAAATTGCTCAGCAGAGAGCACCAAGTGCAACGTTTTAAAATCGTTGCCAATATGGTCAGAAGTTATCGAGAAGGTCGAGAATTGTTTGCAAAATTGACATTAGTCACAGAGCGGTTCTTGAATGTTAGCTTAGAGCTCGTTGCGTGCATACCTTTAGATGATAATGTGCGCCAAGCCGTGAAAAAACAAAAAATTGTGGTCGATGCTTTCCCTCGCTCACCAGCGGCACTTGCAATTAGCTCATTAGCGACCAAAGCTTTAACATGGCCAATTCCGAGAACTCCAAGTGGACATTTAGAGTTCTTTGTCGAACGGCTACTTAATCGTACGGAAATAGTAGGGGAACCTTTTGGTGAATAA